From a single Solanum dulcamara chromosome 4, daSolDulc1.2, whole genome shotgun sequence genomic region:
- the LOC129886044 gene encoding serine/threonine-protein kinase haspin homolog, with protein MSSRSVDLWAELIAAEQEHFDRPSGQIQEPNIAVVYRRQNPHSITPKDAEGRQSTSTSCNENRLSFLPVKRISWNRSLSTRGRTSIAAVCAEIHPQHRKPGRKAKPPLPRGKKVEAPNYDKERAYFQEVDDFELMVESPSPNKCSTWTVGIQTDDVIISRMSSVLQKWLISKKLNDSYAPPASLSKILETPASRKESAIRFIYGCSNVKTPEKTSLRIPYGLYSSQNKRIGFTNEDLSREQPLSEKGIGEICPMDEEGCEDIDVAVSKLSLTSRPSSVDGHTWDPFLALLAACGQSAPLTLLEILSKYCETQAIAKVGEGTFGEAFKVGENVCKIVPFDGDFRVNGELQKKSEELLEEVILSGTLNSLRAHEGHLLNSCSTFIQTMDMRVCQGHYDASLLKAWEDWDVKHGSENDHPKEFPEKQCYVVFVQEHGGKDLESFVLLNFDEARSLLSQVTLGLAVSEAAHEFEHRDLHWGNILLSRKGLDTVQFTLEGKEIHVRTYGLRVSIIDFTLSRINTGEDILFLDLSSDPELFEGPKGDKQSDTYKKMRDVTGEFWEGSFPKTNVLWLQYLVDILLLKKSYERTSKDERDLRSLKKRLNAYGSAREATSDVFFSDLFVNLQH; from the exons TGCTGAAgg gAGGCAATCGACTTCAACTTCTTGTAATGAAAATCGGCTGAGTTTTCTTCCTGTTAAGCGAATCAGTTGGAATCGTTCCCTTTCCACTAG AGGGAGAACCAGTATTGCTGCTGTATGTGCCGAAATACATCCTCAACATAGGAAGCCTGGACGAAAAGCAAAACCACCTCTTCCAAGG GGTAAAAAGGTTGAAGCTCCGAACTATGATAAGGAGCGGGCATATTTTCAAGAAGTTGATGATTTTGAACTAATGGTGGAAAGCCCCTCCCCAAACAAATGCAGTACATGGACTGTGGGTATCCAAACTGATGACGTCATTATATCACGCATGTCCTCAGTACTACAGAAATGGTTGATTTCTAAGAAACTTAACGATTCCTATGCACCTCCCGCTTCATTATCGAAGATATTAGAAACTCCAGCCTCACGCAAAGAATCTGCTATCAGATTTATTTATGGATGCTCAAATGTGAAAACCCCAGAAAAAACATCATTACGAATTCCCTATGGTTTGTACTCCAGCCAGAATAAGCGCATTGGTTTTACAAATGAAGATCTGTCCAGAGAGCAGCCTTTATCAGAAAAAGGCATTGGAGAAATATGTCCCATGGATGAGGAAGGTTGTGAAGATATCGATGTAGCTGTTAGTAAACTTTCTCTGACTTCCCGGCCTTCTTCAGTGGACGGTCACACTTGGGATCCATTTTTGGCTCTATTGGCAGCATGTGGACAGTCTGCCCCTTTAACATTATTGGAGATATTGTCAAAGTATTG TGAGACCCAAGCAATTGCCAAGGTTGGAGAAGGCACATTTGGGGAGGCGTTTAAGGTTGGCGAAAATGTCTGCAAAATTGTCCCATTCGATGGAGATTTCCGAGTAAATGGAGAACTACAAAAG AAATCAGAAGAACTACTTGAGGAAGTCATACTCTCTGGCACCCTTAATAGCTTAAGAGCTCATGAGGGTCATCTCCTGAATTCCTGTTCCACCTTTATACAGACAATGGA CATGAGGGTGTGTCAAGGCCATTATGATGCATCACTATTAAAAGCGTGGGAAGACTGGGATGTGAAGCATGGTTCAGAAAATGACCATCCTAAGGAATTTCCAGAAAAGCAG TGCTATGTTGTGTTTGTTCAAGAACATGGAGGAAAAGATCTTGAAAGTTTTGTGCTGTTAAACTTTGACGAAGCCAGGAGTTTATTGTCTCAG GTAACTCTTGGTTTGGCTGTATCTGAGGCCGCTCATGAATTTGAACATCGCGATTTGCACTG GGGAAATATTCTATTAAGTCGGAAAGGTTTAGATACAGTGCAATTTACTCTTGAGGGAAAAGAAATACATGTCAGAACATATGGATTACGCGTTTCAATAATTGACTTCACTCTTTCAAGGATAAATACAG GTGAAGACATACTTTTTCTGGACCTGTCATCAGACCCTGAACTCTTTGAAGGTCCAAAAGGAGATAAACAG TCTGATACATATAAGAAAATGAGAGATGTCACAGGCGAATTTTGGGAAGGAAG TTTCCCCAAGACAAATGTGCTATGGCTGCAATACTTGGTTGACATACTGCTGCTAAAGAAATCATAC GAAAGGACCTCCAAAGATGAGAGGGATCTACGTTCTCTAAAAAAGCGCCTGAATGCCTATGGTTCAGCAAGAGAAGCAACATCGGATGTTTTCTTTTCTGACTTGTTCGTTAACCTCCAGCATTGA
- the LOC129886039 gene encoding pentatricopeptide repeat-containing protein At5g16420, mitochondrial-like, translating to MVIKLSTLKLPKKIPRWVCSKPSFSSLSDACRVQINPEANQSSTSSSDFETKIRFLKNKIHPETLVGVLDSTADLDSSLKLFKWASLQKRFHHSADTYFQIILKLGMAGKVEDIEGFCNEMVKAKCPNYEQVLLALLDIFVRNSRLSEALCVLSCINLCSLNPSISVFNQLLGALVKEKKEFKDVLFVYKEIVKAGIGPNIDTLNYLIEALFAADRADASLDQYKRLHKKGCSPNGRTFQIIIGELVTRGRVDEALVILDDMFRIRCEPDYSSFYAHIIPLFCDMNKLDVVRRLFSVMRASKVLPDSPTYGAMIKCLCWNLFVDDAVKLVDEMVHSDVRPDDDVFMSIIDGLCELNMLSEAKEFLNEKEVASLLPYNALLEAILNDGTFNMAGDLFNEMLERNITDHRSWNIMIQYLCDHRRLKDALKYLARMIVSSISLDSSTYSALIIGNCKLGECEDALALFHQLRAKSGLIDFVSYAQLIECLCQKEKIQEAAEVFCFMSTKRCALQSTSFDKLMEGLCTSRYTVRAIKLLPIAYYCGTLSSPAAYNSIMQGLFSLGRASDLLIVLSRMVVGGCMLDGETYCILIRSMISLGLIEKSALFLNLMLNQGLSPNSGTLSKLLEYLVENTQVHTIFSSIDKLVSEFEIVDSAMYNMLINGLLKEGYKNKASFLLDLMLEKGWVPDASTHALLVGSSVEDVTDTEKRSHDKFITQDNVGNILAEGLGKFDGHDYRL from the coding sequence ATGGTGATAAAGCTCTCAACTTTAAAGCTTCCCAAGAAAATTCCCAGATGGGTTTGTTCAAAACCCTCTTTTTCTTCACTTTCTGATGCTTGTAGAGTTCAAATCAACCCAGAAGCCAATCAATCCTCTACCAGTTCTTCTGACTTTGAAACCAAGATTCGATTTTTAAAGAATAAGATTCACCCAGAAACACTAGTCGGCGTTCTTGATTCCACAGCTGATTTGGATTCTTCATTGAAGTTATTCAAATGGGCTTCCCTTCAAAAAAGGTTTCATCATTCTGCTGAtacttattttcaaattatcTTGAAGCTAGGTATGGCTGGGAAAGTAGAAGATATTGAAGGGTTTTGTAATGAGATGGTTAAGGCTAAATGCCCAAATTATGAACAGGTTCTTTTGGCTTTGCTAGATATATTTGTTAGAAATAGTAGGCTTAGTGAGGCTTTATGTGTTCTTTCTTGTATAAATTTGTGTAGCTTAAATCCCTCTATATCTGTATTTAATCAATTATTGGGCGCACTTgtcaaggaaaagaaagaatttaAGGATGTATTGTTCGTATATAAAGAGATTGTGAAAGCTGGAATTGGTCCCAATATCGATACACTTAATTATCTGATAGAGGCTTTATTTGCTGCTGATCGTGCTGATGCTTCATTGGACCAATACAAACGACTTCATAAGAAAGGTTGTAGTCCTAATGGAAGGACGTTTCAGATTATTATTGGTGAACTTGTTACAAGGGGTAGAGTGGATGAGGCACTTGTAATTTTAGATGATATGTTTAGAATAAGGTGTGAACCGGATTATTCTAGCTTTTACGCTCATATAATTCCTTTATTTTGTGATATGAATAAATTAGATGTAGTAAGGAGGTTGTTTTCTGTGATGAGAGCATCTAAAGTTCTTCCGGATTCACCAACTTATGGGGCAATGATTAAGTGTTTGTGTTGGAATCTTTTCGTGGATGATGCTGTAAAACTTGTAGATGAGATGGTGCATAGTGATGTTAGGCCAGATGATGATGTGTTCATGAGTATAATAGATGGGTTATGTGAATTGAATATGTTGAGTGAAGCTAAGGAGTTTTTGAATGAAAAAGAAGTTGCAAGTTTATTGCCTTACAATGCGCTTCTTGAAGCTATTCTAAATGATGGCACTTTTAATATGGCAGGAGATCTGTTTAATGAAATGCTTGAGAGAAACATCACGGATCATCGTTCTTGGAATATCATGATTCAATACTTGTGTGATCATAGAAGGCTGAAAGATGCCTTGAAGTATCTTGCTAGAATGATTGTTTCCTCCATTAGCCTTGATTCATCTACATATTCTGCTCTCATCATTGGCAACTGCAAATTAGGTGAATGTGAGGACGCTTTGGCATTATTTCATCAACTCAGGGCCAAATCTGGGTTAATAGATTTTGTATCATATGCGCAACTTATTGAGTGTCTTTGCCAGAAGGAAAAGATTCAGGAAGCTGCTGAAGTATTTTGCTTCATGTCAACAAAGAGATGTGCTCTTCAATCGACATCATTTGACAAGCTTATGGAGGGACTTTGTACTAGTAGGTACACTGTTAGAGCAATCAAATTGCTACCAATTGCATATTATTGTGGTACATTGTCTTCTCCTGCTGCTTACAACAGCATAATGCAAGGGCTATTCAGTTTAGGAAGAGCGAGTGATCTCCTTATAGTGCTCTCGAGAATGGTCGTGGGTGGTTGTATGCTGGATGGGGAAACATATTGCATACTTATTCGGAGCATGATTTCACTTGGACTTATAGAGAAGTCGGCTCTATTCTTGAATTTGATGCTTAATCAAGGTCTATCACCGAATTCGGGAACACTTTCTAAACTTCTGGAGTATCTGGTAGAAAACACTCAGGTGCACACGATATTTTCTTCAATAGATAAGCTTGTCTCAGAGTTTGAAATTGTTGATTCAGCCATGTACAATATGCTGATAAATGGCCTCTTGAAAGAGGGATACAAAAACAAGGCCTCTTTCTTATTGGATTTAATGTTGGAGAAGGGCTGGGTTCCTGATGCTAGTACTCATGCTTTATTAGTGGGTTCCAGTGTGGAAGATGTAACAGATACTGAAAAGCGTTCACATGACAAATTTATCACACAGGATAATGTTGGCAATATACTTGCTGAAGGCCTCGGGAAATTTGATGGACATGACTACAGATTATAA
- the LOC129886041 gene encoding nuclear envelope-associated protein 2-like isoform X2, giving the protein MSVEERSSSLVVDPLLRDLSEKKQNFRRNVVSLAAELKEVRNRLAYQEQSFVRETLTRQEAESKANKMEEEINKLQKNLEEKNGELQFSALNTEKLDDLRSQLCATQATADASATSAQSAQLQCMALLKELDEKNSSLKEHEVRVNKLGEQLDLLQKDLQARESSQKQLKDEVVRIEHDIMQALAKSGANTDCELRKVLDEVSPKNIEKMNMLLTNKDNEIAKLRDEIRIMSAQWKLKTKELESQLEKHRRADQELKKRIMKLEFCLQETRTQTRKLQRMGERRDKAIKELRDQLATKQVETSCNNNQNFWDTSGFKVVVSMSMLMLVLFSKR; this is encoded by the exons ATGTCGGTGGAAGAACGGTCGTcgtctttagtggtggatccgTTGTTGAGGGATCTGAGTGAGAAGAAACAGAATTTCCGTCGAAACGTGGTGTCTCTTGCGGCGGAGCTTAAGGAGGTTCGCAACCGTCTCGCTTATCAAGAACAGTCTTTTGTTCGTGAAACCCTAACCAGACAG gAAGCAGAGAGTAAAGCTAATAAAATGGAAGAAGAGATAAACAAATTGCAGAAGAATTTGGAGGAGAAGAATGGAGAGCTTCAATTTTCAGCTTTAAACACTGAGAAG TTGGATGACCTTAGATCACAGCTTTGTGCTACTCAAGCAACTGCAGATGCAAGTGCTACATCAGCTCAATCTGCACAGCTTCAGTGTATGGCGCTTTTGAAAGAGTTGGATGAGAAAAACAGTTCACTGAAGGAACATGAAGTTCGTGTAAATAAACTTGGTGAGCAATTAGATCTTTTGCAGAAGGATCTTCAAGCAAGAGAATCATCCCAAAAGCAATTGAAGGATGAAGTAGTGAGAATCGAGCATGATATCATGCAAGCATTAGCAAAATCTGGAGCAAACACAGATTGTGAATTGAGGAAGGTCTTAGATGAGGTCTCGCCGAAGAATATTGAGAAGATGAACATGCTGTTGACTAACAAAGATAACGAAATTGCCAAACTCAGGGATGAAATCAGGATCATGTCTGCCCAGTGGAAGCTAAAAACCAAGGAGCTGGAATCTCAG TTAGAAAAGCATCGCAGGGCTGATCAAGAGTTGAAAAAGAGGATTATGAAATTGGAATTCTGTCTCCAAGAGACTCGAACTCAAACTCGCAAGCTCCAAAGG ATGGGGGAACGACGTGACAAAGCTATTAAGGAACTGAGAGACCAATTAGCAACTAAGCAAGTCGAAACTTCCTGCAACAATAATCAGAACTTCTGGGATACATCAGGATTCAAGGTTGTTGTTTCAATGTCCATGTTGATGTTGGTCCTCTTTTCTAAGCGGTAA
- the LOC129886043 gene encoding glucan endo-1,3-beta-glucosidase 4-like, with the protein MPNSIMTRGASKFIFLFFLFILLACISGLSPAKRFEHNELEREKEQKFHIFAKRLLELLPIRAIKHDSMDPPATGFPTTPIINPVTTPSNMPPDNSAPTVVTVPSTNPNLGNSNFGSIPPAAPSTTPVTDPNPNPPVPLTNPVTTPSTSTPVSNPVTTNPNPVGAVPSTTPVTPPVTTNAPATGGQSWCVAKNGAGQTSLQSALDYACGMGADCSAIQQGGSCYNPNSLQSHASYAFNSYFQKNPAQTSCDFGGAALITNSNPSTGSCVFPASGSSTSSPATPTPTTTTPMSGTPAPTTSSTGAAVSGLAPPTVSNGNDSGFGTMPSGISDGIPPTATTSLSMSNGFQPLVGCIILVASIVTSKLVLEF; encoded by the exons ATGCCCAACAGTATAATGACTAGAGGAGCTTCAAAATTcatcttcttattcttcttgtTTATTCTTCTTGCCTGCATTTCTG GATTATCCCCAGCTAAGAGATTTGAGCACAACGAGCTTGAGAGGGAAAAGGAACAAAAATTCCATATTTTCGCAAAAAGACTGCTTGAGTTGTTACCCATTAGAGCTATAAAACATGACTCGATGGATCCACCAGCAACTGGATTTCCTACAACCCCTATCATAAATCCTGTCACAACTCCATCTAATATGCCTCCAGATAACTCAGCTCCAACAGTTGTTACTGTCCCGTCCACAAATCCTAACCTTGGAAATTCAAATTTTGGGTCTATACCTCCAGCAGCTCCTTCTACGACCCCTGTGACTGACCCAAACCCCAATCCTCCGGTACCACTAACTAATCCAGTTACCACCCCCAGCACAAGTACACCCGTAAGTAATCCTGTAACAACGAACCCAAACCCCGTAGGTGCTGTTCCTTCCACCACCCCGGTAACGCCTCCTGTAACCACAAATGCTCCTGCTACTGGAGGACAGAGCTGGTGTGTCGCAAAGAATGGAGCTGGACAGACTTCACTTCAGTCAGCACTTGATTATGCTTGTGGGATGGGAGCAGATTGCTCAGCCATCCAGCAGGGTGGAAGTTGTTATAATCCCAATAGTCTGCAAagtcatgcatcctatgcctTCAATAGCTACTTTCAAAAGAATCCAGCGCAAACGAGCTGTGATTTTGGGGGTGCTGCCCTGATAACCAACTCAAACCCAA GCACTGGTTCTTGTGTTTTCCCTGCATCGGGGTCTTCTACATCATCGCCTGCAACACCTACTCCAACAACTACCACACCAATGTCTGGAACTCCAGCGCCAACAACATCCTCAACAGGTGCTGCAGTATCAGG CTTAGCACCTCCAACAGTGTCAAATGGTAACGACTCTGGTTTTGGAACGATGCCCTCGGGCATCAGTGATGGTATTCCTCCTACTGCTACTACCTCGTTGTCCATGTCAAACGGTTTCCAACCCTTGGTTGGCTGCATCATTCTAGTCGCCTCCATCGTGACTAGTAAGCTTGTCTTGGAGTTTTGA
- the LOC129886041 gene encoding nuclear envelope-associated protein 2-like isoform X1 has translation MSVEERSSSLVVDPLLRDLSEKKQNFRRNVVSLAAELKEVRNRLAYQEQSFVRETLTRQEAESKANKMEEEINKLQKNLEEKNGELQFSALNTEKYVKQLDDLRSQLCATQATADASATSAQSAQLQCMALLKELDEKNSSLKEHEVRVNKLGEQLDLLQKDLQARESSQKQLKDEVVRIEHDIMQALAKSGANTDCELRKVLDEVSPKNIEKMNMLLTNKDNEIAKLRDEIRIMSAQWKLKTKELESQLEKHRRADQELKKRIMKLEFCLQETRTQTRKLQRMGERRDKAIKELRDQLATKQVETSCNNNQNFWDTSGFKVVVSMSMLMLVLFSKR, from the exons ATGTCGGTGGAAGAACGGTCGTcgtctttagtggtggatccgTTGTTGAGGGATCTGAGTGAGAAGAAACAGAATTTCCGTCGAAACGTGGTGTCTCTTGCGGCGGAGCTTAAGGAGGTTCGCAACCGTCTCGCTTATCAAGAACAGTCTTTTGTTCGTGAAACCCTAACCAGACAG gAAGCAGAGAGTAAAGCTAATAAAATGGAAGAAGAGATAAACAAATTGCAGAAGAATTTGGAGGAGAAGAATGGAGAGCTTCAATTTTCAGCTTTAAACACTGAGAAG TATGTCAAGCAGTTGGATGACCTTAGATCACAGCTTTGTGCTACTCAAGCAACTGCAGATGCAAGTGCTACATCAGCTCAATCTGCACAGCTTCAGTGTATGGCGCTTTTGAAAGAGTTGGATGAGAAAAACAGTTCACTGAAGGAACATGAAGTTCGTGTAAATAAACTTGGTGAGCAATTAGATCTTTTGCAGAAGGATCTTCAAGCAAGAGAATCATCCCAAAAGCAATTGAAGGATGAAGTAGTGAGAATCGAGCATGATATCATGCAAGCATTAGCAAAATCTGGAGCAAACACAGATTGTGAATTGAGGAAGGTCTTAGATGAGGTCTCGCCGAAGAATATTGAGAAGATGAACATGCTGTTGACTAACAAAGATAACGAAATTGCCAAACTCAGGGATGAAATCAGGATCATGTCTGCCCAGTGGAAGCTAAAAACCAAGGAGCTGGAATCTCAG TTAGAAAAGCATCGCAGGGCTGATCAAGAGTTGAAAAAGAGGATTATGAAATTGGAATTCTGTCTCCAAGAGACTCGAACTCAAACTCGCAAGCTCCAAAGG ATGGGGGAACGACGTGACAAAGCTATTAAGGAACTGAGAGACCAATTAGCAACTAAGCAAGTCGAAACTTCCTGCAACAATAATCAGAACTTCTGGGATACATCAGGATTCAAGGTTGTTGTTTCAATGTCCATGTTGATGTTGGTCCTCTTTTCTAAGCGGTAA
- the LOC129886038 gene encoding uncharacterized protein LOC129886038 yields MTKQNFSTNPPVSPLPVPTTCGNCNVEERWLLHNVRHRGLYRRLCTNCVLRLHIQSFCPTCLLVYNPTPTPSASSNGLVSCVKCYSFSHNSCVGVNPPHPYLCPLCVNPNTPLFSLKKGKEVGLGNEESRVVDMKAAKVLLAAAKIAAGTVNKAASAARVEAERRAKEAAFTRKRAREALEHVAYLTARDKLKKKDVLQLPSNGPGSGYGNVINRGSNQCLSMVVAPVPLEEENVMNADRLDGSSEVLVALNAVDLKGQNPILGLPGDNNGFSMDVEMNGAAMVTPSSAIRGELVQKHSSDTGVEHDKSVELECENGQREMINHGMVAEKDPDQHMVNSSARKANGSLPQL; encoded by the coding sequence atgacgAAACAAAACTTCTCCACCAATCCCCCCGTCTCTCCTCTCCCCGTCCCTACCACCTGCGGCAACTGCAACGTCGAGGAACGGTGGCTTCTCCACAACGTCCGCCACAGAGGATTATACCGTCGACTTTGCACCAACTGTGTCCTCAGACTCCACATTCAATCGTTTTGCCCTACTTGCTTGCTCGTTTATAACCCTACCCCTACACCTTCCGCTTCCTCAAACGGTCTCGTTTCTTGTGTTAAATGCTATTCATTTTCCCACAACTCATGTGTTGGTGTCAATCCTCCTCACCCTTACCTTTGCCCCCTTTGTGTTAACCCTAATACCCCTCTTTTTTCACTTAAGAAGGGAAAAGAGGTTGGGTTGGGTAATGAGGAGTCTAGGGTTGTTGATATGAAGGCGGCTAAGGTTTTATTAGCGGCCGCGAAGATCGCTGCAGGGACTGTGAATAAAGCGGCTTCGGCTGCTAGAGTTGAGGCGGAGAGGAGGGCGAAGGAGGCGGCTTTTACTAGGAAAAGAGCTAGAGAGGCTTTAGAACATGTTGCTTATCTTACGGCTAGGGATAAGCTGAAGAAGAAGGATGTATTGCAGTTGCCTTCTAATGGCCCGGGATCGGGTTATGGCAATGTGATCAACAGAGGTAGTAATCAATGCCTTAGTATGGTGGTTGCACCTGTGCCATTGGAGGAGGAGAATGTCATGAATGCGGATAGGTTGGATGGGTCTTCTGAGGTTTTAGTGGCTTTGAATGCTGTGGACTTGAAAGGGCAGAATCCGATCCTGGGGTTGCCAGGTGATAATAATGGATTTTCAATGGATGTGGAGATGAACGGCGCAGCAATGGTGACCCCTTCATCTGCTATTAGAGGAGAATTAGTGCAGAAACATAGCAGTGATACTGGAGTTGAGCACGATAAGTCTGTGGAATTGGAGTGTGAGAATGGCCAAAGGGAGATGATAAACCATGGAATGGTGGCTGAAAAGGATCCGGATCAGCATATGGTGAATTCCAGTGCTAGGAAAGCGAATGGTAGTCTCCCTCAGCTATAA
- the LOC129886040 gene encoding uncharacterized protein LOC129886040 — protein MGGAGGNGNGGGGGPQPSGAAEALYSAARISVWWDIENCQVPRGSDPHAIAQNISSALVNMNYCGPVSISAYGDTTKISSSVQQALNSTGIGLNHVPAGVKDASDKKILVDMLFWAVDNPAPANYLLISGDRDFSNALHQLRMRRYNILLAQPQKASVPLVAAAKTVWLWTSLSSGGPPLTNSESSQLVNSSYGSLPTLDALSTSSSDSSMINQLDTFHEIPQMKFNNLGRGTDIKQKSKPVRRSVNQPSISRTSSGTQENHSAANFHQPVYGYPKQFNDSVEFPGAHNSRTSFSGPVPASSGVSGNPEPSWTNGNNSQNNYQNNYPPVRPNNLPVSPVIPPGNFLPHNSHGHHSHSMPPKSDAPGLTSGPQIPMPDMGKLKISESSNNGHNRPFSQPWNESRQPPNIENSYTNTNGPHKGHNSQKKTPFYVEKEVNRYPHPSPEIPPPSSITNSSNGPLNGVWGAPGCPKPSDYVQGLIGVVLLALNTLKSEKIMPTEANIADCIKYGDPKHRNTDVKKALASAVEQQLVVTRNLGALQLYVGKNENLWRCVNPIGGNMKQYPKEAWDDLQKFLSSSAGRAAISATQCRFEAATVIKKMCLKELALGEILQILHMVINMKKWLVQPQSGWQPIKITLAEIVPDSGVVAAT, from the exons ATGGGCGGTGCAGGCGGAAACGGAAACGGCGGAGGGGGAGGACCGCAGCCGTCGGGTGCGGCTGAGGCGCTGTACTCAGCGGCGAGGATTTCGGTCTGGTGGGATATAGAAAACTGTCAAGTACCTAGAGGATCTGATCCTCATGCGATCGCTCAGAATATAAGTTCTGCGCTTGTGAATATGAATTACTGTGGACCAGTTTCCATTTCCGCTTACGGTGATACTACTAAAATCTCTTCTTCTGTTCAGCAGGCGCTTAATAGTACTGGAATCGGCCTTAATCACGTCCCTGCAG GTGTCAAAGATGCAAGTGATAAGAAGATTCTCGTTGACATGCTATTCTGGGCGGTTGACAATCCTGCACCGGCTAATTATTTGTTGATTTCGGGAGATCGTGATTTTTCGAACGCTCTTCATCAATTGCGCATGCGCAGATATAATATTCTCCTAGCACAACCTCAAAAAGCATCTGTTCCCCTTGTTGCTGCTGCGAAGACTGTATGGCTCTGGACAAGCCTTTCATCCGGAGGACCACCTCTCACAAATAGTGAATCAAGTCAACTTGTAAATAGCAGCTACGGTTCTTTACCCACTTTGGATGCATTATCTACGTCATCTAGTGACTCCAGTATGATAAACCAGCTCGACACATTCCATGAAATTCCACAAATGAAGTTTAACAATTTGGGAAGGGGTACAGATATTAAGCAGAAGAGCAAACCAGTTCGTAGAAGTGTGAATCAACCCAGTATATCACGAACTTCATCTGGCACACAAGAAAATCATAGTGCTGCAAACTTTCATCAACCAGTATATGGATATCCTAAGCAGTTCAATGATTCAGTGGAGTTTCCTGGAGCTCATAATTCAAGAACTTCTTTCAGTGGGCCTGTACCTGCCTCAAGCGGTGTTTCTGGTAATCCCGAGCCTTCCTGGACGAATGGAAACAACTCACAGAATAATTATCAAAACAATTATCCTCCAGTAAGGCCAAACAACCTCCCAGTATCACCAGTAATTCCACCTGGTAATTTCTTACCACATAATTCACATGGGCATCATTCACATTCAATGCCTCCTAAGTCTGATGCACCAGGCCTCACCTCAGGTCCTCAAATACCTATGCCTGATATGGGTAAGCTAAAAATCAGTGAAAGCTCCAATAATGGTCATAATCGTCCTTTTTCTCAACCGTGGAATGAATCAAGACAACCACCTAACATTGAGAATtcttatacaaatacaaatgggCCTCATAAGGGACACAATTCGCAGAAGAAAACACCATTTTACGTTGAAAAAGAGGTAAACAGGTATCCACATCCTAGCCCTGAGATTCCACCACCGTCATCTATAACAAATAGCAGTAATGGACCTCTCAATGGTGTGTGGGGAGCTCCAGGATGCCCAAAACCTTCTGATTATGTTCAAGGCCTTATTGGAGTCGTTTTACTTGCATTGAACACCCTTAAAAGTGAGAAGATTATGCCTACTGAAGCAAACATCGCTGATTGCATCAAATATGGTGATCCAAAACACCGCAATACTGATGTTAAGAAGGCTCTCGCGAGTGCAGTTGAACAACAGCTGGTAGTAACACGGAATTTAGGTGCTTTGCAATTATATGTTGGTAAAAATGAGAACCTATGGAGGTGTGTGAATCCCATTGGTGGTAATATGAAACAATATCCCAAAGAAGCATGGGATGACCTCCAGAAATTTCTATCATCTTCTGCTGGACGAGCCGCCATAAGTGCTACTCAGTGCAG GTTTGAAGCAGCTACAGTTATTAAGAAGATGTGCTTAAAGGAGCTTGCTTTAGGTGAAATACTTCAGATCTTGCACATGGTTATTAACATGAAGAAATGGCTTGTACAACCTCAATCCGGATGGCAACCAATTAAGATTACTCTCGCAGAGATCGTCCCCGATTCAGGGGTGGTAGCTGCGACATAA